The sequence below is a genomic window from Lolium perenne isolate Kyuss_39 chromosome 4, Kyuss_2.0, whole genome shotgun sequence.
CTCCACGAACCCAGATTCCTCTTCGACGCCGTACCCTGCTGCCTCTTACGGCGCCCGCCCATCCCACCGGAGGCAGGGGTTTCCGCGTTCAACATGGGGAACTTCCTCTCCAATGCCTGTCCGGGCTGCATGCCCAGAGACGGCGGCCTGGAGATGTACCGGGACTGGACCGATGCGTCAAAGGACGCGCGGGATCTCACGGTGGCCACCAGGGACGGTGTGGGGTTAGGGCACGGCGTGTTgaaccggaggatcttggacccGAGGAAGGCCGCCTTGCAGGCGGTGGTGCCTCCGTGGGAGAAGAGGGAACCACACTACAAGGATGCTCTCAAGAAAGCAAGATTGCCCGATAAGAGGTTGGGAGAGCTCGAGGCGGAAGCGAGGCTTCAAAAAGAGAAACTCGATGAGCTGCGGAAGCCCAAGGAGGTATATATTATGTTAAGCGCTTTTGCGGTTGATGTTATTGTGCTGGTTGACTAGGACTATAGGAAGATCAGTATTGGTTATACATTTTTATGCTATGTTCATTTAGTGAGGGTCATAGATGGGTGAGAGGTTTAGAAGGAACATTTTAACTATGTTGTTTCAGAATTGTCTCAGGTTGCAAGAGTGAATAATTTGATAATGAGAGCAACTACTAGTGTAATCTCAAACCTAAACAAATGTTCTAAATTATCATAATTAATGGGGAAGAATGTATAAGAATTTCTTATCCTAGGGTTAAACCTGGTTAGCAGGTTTAAAAGTTCAGAAAGGAAGAGGTGCCGTTCAATGTAGCAGTATAGCCAGAGAgttattttctctttttctctttAGTCCATCTCTGATTAACCTGATATGTTGCAGCTCTGTACAAACTCTTGTGTTTCTTTTCACCATTGGTTTATGTGTATTGATCTGTCTCCAGGATCTGTCTCAATTCTTTATACCTCTAACtcctgaagatgaagaggaagttCATGATTGTTTGTATGGTAGTGGTTCAAGGTACTTCTCATGTTCTTGTTTGCATCTTGTTCGAAGCTTCCTATATACCTTGTGAAGTATTAACACAGCTGAACGTCGCTCCTTTCCCCCTTACAGTAACCAAGTCCTGGTGCTACATGAATCGTCTAACATTGAGATTAGCAAAGAAAAAATCCGGTGCTTGCGGCCTCATGGCTGGTTAAATGACGAGGTAAATATTCACCTTAAATGTACTATAAAACCTCCACTTATTGCTAACATGTAAGATTTACACTGATAGATGTTGACGATATTTATATGCGTAATGAGTAAAATGATTTCTTTTGTTTGCAGGTCATTAATTTGTTCCTTGAATTGTTAAAGGAGAGGGGAACAAGGGAACCCAAAAGGTCTTTGAAATGCCATTTCTTCAACACATTTTTTTATAAGAAGGTTAGAACATATGCAACTCATGCTTTCTCCCATTGCATCTGCAGAATGTCATATTAAATATTTGCATATATTTTCTTTGTTTAGCAATGTGTGATTTTGCATGTCTTCTAATCGTATGTTTGCTGAGGATATGTTGCAATATGCTTGATGAGCGATTTAAATACTGTAGTTGACATTCGAATAGTATTTTACTTTGGTTCTGCTAGTAATTTATTAGGGACATTTATATCTTCCCAAGTGCTTATGCTTGTCATATTAGAAACTATCCAATCTCTTTGAAGATATCCCTTTGGTAAAAAATTCATATAATTTGAAATGGTAGTTGGTGATTTTTTTTTCACACCTCCCATCTCCTATATTTTTATCCTGATATTTTTTTATAGAAAATGCACTCCCTCGTCCCACAATACAAAACGTCTTGTATtgtgggacggaggtagtagcaAACTAATTAATAGAAACACTCTTTAGTTTTTTCATCTAACTATTTTAGTTACTTAAAAAATCTCTTAACAAAACTAGGCACAATAATGTCACAAAGATGCTGGATTGCCACTTTTGCCAGGTTCAGTGGAACTCAGACGATCGTGTTAGAGGCAACAGATATTGAGAAGGCCGAGTTGTTAAAGATGTTTAGCATGAAACTGTTATGTTTTCGCGTAGCAAAGCACAAGCATGTAGCTAATGATAGCATTCCAAAAGTGTTGTGTTATCCTTTGGTTCTGCTATTAATTTATATCCCCAACTGCTTATGAATGTTGCTTTAGAATACATCCAGTCTTGCAAGTATCCCTTCGACCACAAACTGTTATGATCATTGATTTGTGAAATTACTATTTTAAAGCCTAATATACTATAACTTCCATGTACCCATTTCAGTTAAATCTGCAATAGTGAAAATTAGGATgtttgaacacatgtgttccaCAATTGTCCTCCTGGATTAATATAAATTATTACTTGGGGCATCTGTTTGAAATATATTAGGATCTTTAATGGCATATCTACATATCATCTTTATTGAGCCAGCTGTAGTATGCATTTATGTTGGTAGTCAAAGTCGGGAATGTTTCACTTCATGCATGCCATGGCAACATACATAAGTGAACGGAGGGCCAAATGCATTTCTTAATGGAGGGTAGTTCTCTGTTTAGTTTCTTGGGTTGTGTTTTTTTTCTTGATTTCAGACATTTGTTTGGAAATTAGACTGTATGTCATGCATTTCAATCTTTTTTCTTTTGGATAAAACTGGACACCATCTTATTCTGCCTCATCAATTTTCTGAATCTTTTTCTCAGCTTGCTTGTGGAAAAAATGGATATGACTACAAATCTGTTAAAAGATGGACTACCCACAGGAAGTTGGGTTATGAGCTCATTGAGTGTGATAAAGTAAAGTGGTTGTTGCATTCTTTAAGTTTTACTGTAGTTACCACCATTGCTCTTTGACATGCTTATTTCTCTGTGTTCAACTTATGTTTAGAATTTACTTTGCAGATCTTTGTACCTGTACATCAACATGTACATTGGTGTTTAGCAATTATAAATATGAAGGCAAAGACTTTACAGTATCTTGATTCTCTTGGTGGCAACGATCCTCGTGTACCAGAAATGCTGGTAAGCTTATCTGATCTAGCGAGGAAAACAATCCAGTTGGAGATGCACAGCACATTCTCTATACTGTACATGTTCTTCTTTACTTGACGTCCTAGAATCGTTGTCAAATTATTGGAACTTTTCCTCTCAAAGAGAACTTTCTAAAAATGTGACAACCTAGATTTATGTTTATTAGACTGGTTATAAATATTGAATCATCAAATTTATTGTTACAAAGAAACTATAATTCTATTAGTATTAGTATATCTTAAGGGAAGTCATAAAAAGTAGTGATCAAAATAGCATGTCGTGGACTTTGAAAAGTCAAAAACATAAAGTAAAAAATAATTCAGGGAGCATCATTTTCGGAGGAAAATGGCTAATAGCCAGCACCTTTTAATCAAATGAAGCCGCAACTACAATTTTTAGCGCTTATTTTGTGCTAACTACAcaaaatattaggctttgcgaggTCTTAACTTTTCGGTGCGTCTCTACCAGTTCTTATACATATGTTAAACTGGGAGAAACTATATGGTTGTGAACTTCTGCACATCTGGTATGCAATGGGAGAATTCACATGATATTGATTCTATCTATCTGTCAAAAGTACTAGATATTATATGGTGTGTGGTAGGCTTGTCTAATTTATACTTATGGATTGAGTTTAATGTAATGCTGCTTCTTGTGTATGCCATATACAGGCCAGATATATTGTGGAGGAAGTGAAGGACAAGAGTAATAAAGAGATTGACATAAATTCGTGGACTAAAGAAGTAGTTGATTATGTCCCGTTACAGCAGAATGGGTATGTCTTGTTTACACTAACAATTATTTCATGCATAAATTCATACTATTATGTCAAACATTGGCTTTCACTTCCTACAACCATAATTTGATGAGTATAATCGTTTAGTACACATTCCTCAATTGTATATGTGCTTTTCTTGAAATCCATGTTTAGCTGGGTGTGCACACAAAGAGTATGATTTCTAACTTAAGAACTGATAGACATATTTGTAACAATGGACACATATAGTTTTGATGGGCAACAAGCATCTTTAATTGTTTCAGGTATGATTGTGGTATGTTTATGCTCAAGTACATGGATTTCCTCAGCAGAGGAGCCAGCTTATCTTTTGGCCAGGTGAGTAAATTAGATTATCTGAATGTTAGCAGAATGGACGCTCTATTGCCCACCACATTTTTTGCCTTCTGGATTTGGGCCTATGTTGATCCAGTTGTATAGAGATGCTCCGGCATGAAATGGCGCAAGCTGCGGTTTGGTGACTATACGGTATTAATGCTTATGCACATGAGTTTCGTCAACTGCAGGAACACATGGAATACTTCCGGAAGAGAACAGTGAAGGAAATCAAAAAACTAAGAGCTGACTAAGTTTCCTATTTGGAAAAAGTTCTGATGAAGTTTTGCTCTAGAAGAACTGGGCCTTCACTCGTTGCTGTCAAAGATAGAAGTTGTCCGTTCACCATGAGAAAGTGAATACTTTTTTTGGTTTGCGAACTCAAACTAGTGTGATAGAAGGACGCAAATGCCAACGGAGTTCTGTAAAGCTCTCATGTATGAATTTGATTGGCATgtgaaaaaaagagaagaaaattGTGAGTTGAGTTGAGCCAAAACGCAACTTAGAGATGCACCGCTGGAGATTCCCCTCTTGTTAGCTCGATTAATTAGTTCCAAAGTTAGAAATGGTATTTTGTGATAGCTCGCCGATTGGTGATAAATTGTAAATTCTGCGTCCATAAACTTTCTATGCTGATTCAGTGTAGTGGCATTTGTATATTTGATGGTCTTATGCTGATTCAGTGTAGTGGCATTTGTACATTTGATAGTCTTATGCTGATTCAGTGTAGTGGCATTTGTACATTTGATAGTCTTATGCTGATTCAGTGTAGTGGCATTTGTACATTTGATAGTCTTATGCTGATTCAGTGTAGTGGCATTTGTATATTTGATGGTCGTACTCATCCACCGAGGTGGGAGGACAGCTTCATGTAGAGTTTTGATGCTTGTGCTCGCAGCATTGTGTCATCCTTGAGGCCGTGTTTGGTTATCTCAGATTTGAAGTAGTGCAATCAGGCCTAGTTCGATTCAGACAGAATCCAAGTGGATTGGAAGGTATTGAGGGAGATTTAATTCTCTATAATTCAAAATACACCCCAATTCACTCATATACGGGgagtgaattccacttatttcccTTTAGTTATGCATTTCTGACACATACTAGCT
It includes:
- the LOC127331601 gene encoding putative ubiquitin-like-specific protease 1B, producing MNTDAGHIFFFRKRHRLADDDHFPRPKHRRLHEPRFLFDAVPCCLLRRPPIPPEAGVSAFNMGNFLSNACPGCMPRDGGLEMYRDWTDASKDARDLTVATRDGVGLGHGVLNRRILDPRKAALQAVVPPWEKREPHYKDALKKARLPDKRLGELEAEARLQKEKLDELRKPKEDLSQFFIPLTPEDEEEVHDCLYGSGSSNQVLVLHESSNIEISKEKIRCLRPHGWLNDEVINLFLELLKERGTREPKRSLKCHFFNTFFYKKLACGKNGYDYKSVKRWTTHRKLGYELIECDKIFVPVHQHVHWCLAIINMKAKTLQYLDSLGGNDPRVPEMLARYIVEEVKDKSNKEIDINSWTKEVVDYVPLQQNGYDCGMFMLKYMDFLSRGASLSFGQEHMEYFRKRTVKEIKKLRAD